One Setaria viridis chromosome 5, Setaria_viridis_v4.0, whole genome shotgun sequence genomic region harbors:
- the LOC117858523 gene encoding single myb histone 5, producing the protein MGAPKQRWTSEEEAALRTGVAKHGVGNWRTILNDPELSSILCYRSNVDLKDKWRNMNVTVTASSSRDKARSAVKKTRAGPKNNDQPAAISTVTSDADDEIVDVKPIASVSSEAWNTSNSKKSQSHSRLDNIIMEAIKNLNEPTGSHRTTIANYIEEQYWPPSDFDHLLSAKLKDLAASGKLIKVNRKYRIAPSSPRLEGRSPKMLLLEEVQKEPLKLGIDASKSLTRSQVDAELARIATMTPEAAAAAAARAVAEAEAIMAEAEAAAREAEVAEAEAQAAQAFAEAALLTLKNRNATKLMAQG; encoded by the exons ATGGGGGCTCCAAAGCAGAGGTGGACTTCTGAGGAAGAGGCTGCTCTTAGAACTGGAGTAGCAAAACATGGAGTTGGAAATTGGCGCACAATATTGAATGATCCAGAACTTAGTTCCATATTGTGCTACCGCTCAAATGTTGACCTAAAG GACAAGTGGCGCAACATGAATGTAACTGTCACTGCGTCGAGTTCTCGTGACAAGGCGAGGAGTGCCGTGAAGAAAACCCGAGCTGGCCCTAAGAATAATGATCAGCCAGCAGCAATCAGCACAGTTActtctgatgctgatgatgagATTGTTGATGTAAAGCCTATAGCTTCAGTGTCTAGTGAAGCGTGGAATACTTCAAATTCAAAGAAATCTCAGTCTCACTCAAG GCTAGACAATATTATAATGGAGGCTATAAAGAACTTGAATGAGCCTACAGGGTCACACAGAACTACTATTGCTAATTACATAGAG GAGCAATATTGGCCACCTAGTGATTTTGATCACTTGTTATCTGCAAAGCTGAAGGACTTGGCCGCCAGTGGGAAATTGATAAAG GTGAATCGGAAGTACAGGATAGCACCTAGTTCACCACGCTTAGAGGGCCGAAgccccaagatgctgctgctggaagAGGTGCAAAAAGAGCCCTTGAAATTAGGGATTGATGCTAGTAAAAGCCTTACAAGATCACAAGTTGATGCAGAATTGGCTCGCATCGCAACTATGACCCcggaggctgctgctgctgctgctgctcgtgcaGTTGCAGAGGCAGAGGCTATCATGGCAGAAGCTGAAGCAGCTGCAAGAGAGGCAGAGGTTGCTGAAGCAGAGGCCCAAGCTGCACAGGCCTTTGCTGAAGCAGCGCTCTTGACATTGAAGAACAGAAATGCTACGAAATTG ATGGCCCAAGGTTGA
- the LOC117856201 gene encoding non-classical arabinogalactan protein 31 — MAAFLPIAVLISLLAAGATADGYGSSPSPSTPPPHTPPPAPYTPPPAHGDGDKKKLVVVHVEGLVLCQSCAKRGSPSLDGAAALPGARVTVTCRDRKNRVMTWRCPVADYNGYFHAEFSVEPTSDFFGNDPREACFVRLLSSKDAKCNVVTNINGGMGGALLRDEGKRWTNRYGIENVMYAAGPLAFRPKMCAPTRHY; from the coding sequence ATGGCGGCCTTCCTCCCCATCGCCGTCCTCatctccctcctcgccgccggcgccaccgctgaCGGCTACGGCAGCAGCCCCAGCCCCTCGACACCGCCACCccacaccccgccgcccgcgccgtacaccccaccgcccgcccacggcgacggcgacaagAAGAAGCTGGTGGTGGTGCACGTGGAGGGCCTCGTGCTCTGCCAGAGCTGCGCGAAGCGGGGCTCGCCGAGCctcgacggcgcggcggcgctgccgggcGCTAGGGTGACGGTCACCTGCCGCGACAGGAAGAACCGCGTCATGACGTGGCGGTGCCCCGTCGCCGACTACAACGGCTACTTCCACGCGGAGTTCAGCGTCGAGCCGACCAGCGACTTCTTCGGCAATGACCCCCGCGAGGCCTGCTTCGTGCGCCTGCTCTCGTCGAAGGACGCCAAGTGCAACGTCGTCACCAACATCAACGGCGGCATGGGCGGCGCGCTCCTCCGCGACGAGGGCAAGCGCTGGACCAACCGCTACGGCATCGAGAACGTCATGTACGCCGCCGGCCCGCTCGCGTTCAGGCCGAAGATGTGCGCGCCCACGCGCCACTACTGA
- the LOC117858001 gene encoding transcription initiation factor TFIID subunit 15b: MSGSYGSDDYRGGGGGYGGRGGGGGYGGGGGRGGGGGGGGFGGGGRAGGGGGGYGGGGGGYGGGGGRGGGGGGGFGGGGRGGGGGGRGGGGRGGGREGDWVCPDASCGNVNFARRTECNKCGAPCPSGGGGGGGSGGYNKSGGGGGSYNRGGGDYGSGGGGFDRDGGGGGRGGYNRSGGSDRGFDDHRGGRGGSYGGRDQENQRGSEGGYGQAPPQGPPSYGGPVGDYVAPPSSYGGNNAYGSDSAVPPPNSYSGAPGSYPPSYGAPPPNQYGGGAPGGQGGLPPTYDGGYGGRPMPGGGGSGGAPPPYHGGGGGGGGGYTGSAASEPAAKVKQCDANCDETCDNARIYISNLPPDVTVEELQELFGGIGQVGRIKQKRGYKDQWPWNIKIYTDDSGKAKGDACLAYEDPSAAHSAGGFYNNYDMRGYKISVVMAEKSAPRAPSYGHGGGRGGGYGGGRRDSYRDGGGHGPNRNQGGGSRSRPY; this comes from the exons ATGTCGGGGTCTTACGGATCCGACGActaccgcggcggcggcggcggatacGGCGGCCGAG gtggcggtggaggctacggcggtgggggcggtagaggtggaggcggcggcggcggcggcttcggtggcggagggcgtgctggaggaggaggaggaggatatggaggtggcggtggaggctacggcggtgggggaggtagaggtggaggcggaggcggcggctttggtggcggaggccgaggtggaggtggaggtggccgaggcggtggtggccgcgGGGGAGGACGCGAGGGCGATTGGGTTTGCCCTGATGCGAG TTGTGGCAATGTGAACTTTGCGAGGAGGACTGAGTGCAATAAGTGTGGAGCACCTTGCCcaagtggaggtggaggcggcggcggcagtggtggtTACAATAAAtctggtggaggtggtgggagCTACaaccgtggtggtggtgattacggttctggaggaggtggttttgacagagatggtggtggtggtgggagagGAGGATACAACCGAAGTGGTGGTAGTGACCGTGGTTTTGATGACCACCGTGGTGGCAGAGGTGGCAGTTATGGGGGACGAGATCAGGAAAACCAAAGGGGCAGTGAAGGTGGCTATGGACAAGCTCCTCCACAAGGGCCTCCTTCCTATGGTGGGCCTGTTGGTGACTACGTGGCGCCTCCGAGCTCCTATGGAGGCAACAATGCCTATGGTTCAGATTCTGCAGTGCCACCTCCTAATAGCTATAGTGGTGCCCCAGGCTCATACCCACCAAGCTATGGTGCCCCTCCTCCAAACCAATATGGCGGTGGCGCCCCAGGAGGGCAAGGTGGTCTACCTCCTACATATGATGGTGGCTATGGTGGTCGGCCCATGCCTGGGGGTGGAGGTTCTGGGGGTGCACCGCCACCTTatcatggtggtggcggcggcggaggcggtggttaTACTGGTAGTGCTGCTTCTGAGCCAGCTGCAAAGGTTAAGCAGTGCGATGCAAACTGTGATGAGACGTGTGACAACGCAAGGATTTACATCTCAAACTTGCCTCCAGATGTCACTGTTGAAGAATTACAGGAGCTATTTGGAGGAATCGGCCAG GTTGGAAGGATCAAGCAAAAACGTGGCTATAAAGATCAGTGGCCCTGGAACATAAAAATCTATACTGATGACTCTGGAAAAGCGAAAGGAGATGCTTGCCTTGCTTATGAAGATCCTTCTGCTGCTCATTCAGCTGGTGGATTCTACAACA ATTATGACATGAGAGGCTATAAAATCAGTGTTGTGATGGCTGAGAAATCAGCACCCAGAGCACCCTCTTATGGTCATGG tggtggccgtggtggtggctaTGGTGGCGGTCGCAGGGACAGTTACAGAGATGGGGGTGGACATGGACCCAATAGAAACCAGGGTGGTGGTTCGCGTTCACGACCATACTGA
- the LOC117856202 gene encoding agamous-like MADS-box protein AGL80, translating to MARKKVNLQWISNNSTRRVTHKKRCQSLMKKTSELTTLCGVKACVVAYGEGQAQPEVWPSPSEARRVLKKFKAMPEIGRFKKMQSQEDFLQGRISKLRDQVCKLDLENQEHETSRLLHESMDGRRPGLAGTDIEELTNLRQMVETKMARVKELLQEQVVRHGDFPKHPGSSSSSHQLQASYTEMMHQGWPINLAPAQGEELGDVVCNAFASTSKDWAGPSGNGGDMTQPYNPGCCSGFPWGQDIFSPME from the coding sequence ATGGCACGCAAGAAGGTGAACCTCCagtggatctccaacaactccacCCGGCGTGTGACGCACAAGAAACGCTGCCAGAGCTTGATGAAGAAGACGAGCGAGCTCACCACGCTCTGCGGTGTCAAGGCGTGCGTGGTGGCGTACGGGGAGGGCCAGGCCCAGCCGGAGGTGTGGCCCTCTCCATCGGAGGCCAGGCGTGTCCTGAAGAAGTTCAAGGCCATGCCGGAGATCGGCAGGTTCAAAAAGATGCAGAGCCAGGAGGATTTCCTCCAGGGCCGCATCTCCAAGCTCCGTGACCAGGTATGCAAGCTGGATCTCGAGAACCAGGAGCACGAGACCTCACGGCTCCTCCATGAGAGCATGGATGGGCGCCGTCCTGGCCTCGCCGGCACCGACATCGAGGAGCTTACCAACCTCAGGCAGATGGTGGAGACGAAGATGGCCAGAGTCAAAGAACTACTCCAAGAACAGGTGGTTAGGCATGGAGATTTCCCAAAGCATCCAGGCTCATCGTCCTCATCCCACCAGCTACAAGCTTCCTACACCGAGATGATGCACCAGGGCTGGCCCATCAACCTGGCCCCAGCCCAAGGGGAGGAGCTTGGTGACGTGGTTTGCAATGCCTTCGCTAGTACCAGCAAAGATTGGGCTGGGCCCAGTGGCAACGGAGGTGACATGACCCAGCCTTACAATCCGGGTTGTTGCTCAGGTTTCCCATGGGGACAGGATATTTTTTCTCCCATGGAGTGA
- the LOC117857413 gene encoding DEAD-box ATP-dependent RNA helicase 18 — MATSTPAAAAAARGALTDQKFSEMSPALSAEVVEALHRGGFRRCTPVQAATIPHLLSHKDVAVDAATGSGKTLAFIVPVVEILRRRSSPPKSHEVLAVIVSPTRELSSQICNVAQPFFATLKGVSSMLLVGGLNINAELKRLEEEGANILVGTPGKLFDIMQREGTLDYKNVEILILDEADRLLDMGFQKHINFILSKLPKLRRTGLFSATQTKAVADLSKAGLRNPMRVEVKTETKLTSEDAGQQELGPSKTPLGLRLEYMMCEASKKSSQLVDFLVQNSGKKIMVYFATCACVDYWAVVLPLLNSLKGSPIIPYHGKMKQGPREKALASFSALSSGILVCTDVAARGLDIPSVDLIVQYDPPQDPNVFIHRAGRTARYDQEGDAIVFLLPKEDTYVEFLKLRGVPLTERECPSNTEDVVPQIRSAALEDRNVMEKGLRAFVSFIRAYKEHHCSYIFRWKDLEIGKLAMEYGLLQIPFMPEVKHHSLSLEGFIPVDDVDVTQIKYKDKVREKQRKKALKRKAEEEAQNPKPEKRRAREKPEKPKRKKTGKQRQSVQTKEDLDELAHEYRLLKKLKRGDIDEDEYEKLTGFGDSDGEASDGKASDLDKGKERGSKVKLKQKGKARGGSRKFEGKSKMRSKRR, encoded by the exons ATGGCGAcatccacgccggcggcggcggccgccgcgcggggcGCGCTGACGGACCAGAAGTTCTCGGAGATGTCACCCGCGCTATccgcggaggtggtggaggcacTACACCGCGGCGGCTTCCGGCGTTGCACGCCCGTGCAGGCGGCGACCATCCCCCACCTGCTGTCGCACAAGGACGTCGCAgtcgacgccgccaccggctcCGGGAAGACCCTTGCCTTCATCGTCCCCGTCGTCGagatcctccgccgccgctcctccccgcccAAGTCCCACGAG GTTCTTGCTGTCATCGTCTCTCCCACAAGAGAATTATCATCGCAGATATGCAATGTGGCACAGCCCTTCTTCGCGACACTGAAGGGCGTGTCGTCCATGCTCCTGGTTGGTGGGCTGAACATCaatgcagagctcaagagattGGAGGAAGAGGGCGCGAACATATTGGTGGGCACTCCTGGGAAGCTGTTCGATATTATGCAACGCGAAGGCACTCTAGATTATAAGAATGTTGAG ATTTTGATCCTGGATGAGGCTGATAGGCTCTTGGATATGGGATTCCAGAAACATATTAATTTCATACTTTCAAAGTTGCCGAAGCTTAGGAGGACTGGGCTGTTCTCAGCTACCCAGACAAAAGCTGTTGCGGATCTTTCCAAAGCAGGGTTGAGGAATCCTATGAGGGTTGAGGTTAAGACAGAGACGAAGCTGACAAGCGAAGATGCCGGTCAGCAAGAGCTTGGTCCATCCAAAACACCATTGGGGCTTCGATTGGAG TATATGATGTGTGAagcatcaaagaagtcatctcAGCTTGTGGATTTCCTTGTTCAGAATAGTGGAAAGAAAATAATGGT ATATTTTGCAACATGTGCTTGTGTAGATTACTGGGCTGTGGTTCTTCCACTGCTTAACTCACTAAAAGGTTCTCCAATAATTCCTTACCATGGGAAGATGAAACAG GGACCTCGAGAGAAAGCTTTGGCGTCATTTTCTGCTCTTTCAAGTGGTATTCTAGTCTGCACTGATGTTGCAGCAAGGGGCCTTGACATACCAAGTGTTGATCTGATTGTGCAG TATGATCCACCTCAAGATCCCAACGTTTTCATACATAGAGCTGGCCGAACTGCACGGTATGATCAAGAAGGAGATGCTATTGTATTTCTCTTACCAAAG GAGGATACTTATGTTGAGTTCTTGAAGCTTCGAGGTGTTCCTCTTACAGAAAGGGAGTGTCCCTCAAACACTGAAGATGTTGTGCCACAG ATTAGAAGTGCTGCACTCGAAGATCGCAATGTCATGGAGAAAGGACTTAGAGCGTTCGTTTCATTCATTCGAGCATACAAGGAGCACCACTGCTCTTACATTTTCAGATGGAAAGATCTTGAGATTGGAAAGCTAGCTATGGAGTATGGTTTACTCCAGATCCCATTTATGCCAGAAGTGAAGCACCATTCTCTTTCACTGGAAGGATTTATTCCTGTTGATGATGTTGATGTTACACAAATCAAGTACAA GGATAAAGTTCGAGAAAAGCAACGCAAGAAGGCATTGAAAAGGAAAGCAGAAGAGGAAGCTCAGAACCCAAAGCCAGAGAAGAGAAGAGCTCGGGAGAAGCCTGAGAAACCAAAGCGAAAGAAGACAGGCAAGCAGCGGCAGTCAGTCCAAACAAAGGAGGACCTGGATGAGCTGGCGCACGAGTACCGGCTCTTGAAGAAGCTGAAGCGCGGAGACATTGATGAAGACGAGTATGAGAAGCTCACTGGTTTTGGAGACTCTGATGGCGAAGCCTCTGACGGGAAAGCAAGTGACTTGGAcaaggggaaggagaggggTAGCAAAGTGAAACTCAAGCAGAAAGGGAAGGCTAGAGGAGGGTCTAGGAAGTTTGAAGGGAAGAGTAAAATGAGGAGCAAAAGGAGATAG